A single Xylanimonas cellulosilytica DSM 15894 DNA region contains:
- a CDS encoding YraN family protein, with the protein MAAKDDVGRRGEQLAAELLTDEGYTLLARNWRGQEGELDLVALDGTTLVAIEAKTRSGTRYGHPAEAVTPRKLARLRRLTGQWLTEHGRELRHRFRDVRIDVVAVTLPRDAAATVELLRGVS; encoded by the coding sequence GTGGCGGCGAAGGACGACGTGGGGCGGCGGGGCGAGCAGCTCGCCGCGGAGCTCCTGACGGACGAGGGGTACACCCTGCTGGCGCGCAACTGGCGCGGGCAGGAGGGCGAGCTCGATCTGGTGGCGCTCGACGGCACCACGCTGGTGGCGATCGAGGCCAAGACGCGTAGCGGGACGCGCTACGGGCACCCGGCCGAGGCGGTGACGCCGCGCAAGCTCGCCCGGCTGCGCCGGTTGACGGGCCAATGGCTCACCGAGCACGGCCGTGAACTGCGGCACCGGTTCCGCGACGTGCGCATCGACGTCGTCGCGGTGACGCTCCCGCGTGACGCCGCGGCGACCGTCGAGCTGCTGCGCGGGGTCAGCTGA
- a CDS encoding ribonuclease HII gives MTAEPTAARAGSARRPTPTLRTERALISSGARLVAGMDEVGRGALAGPVSVGVVVVDAATRTAPKGVADSKLLTPAAREALVPQLQRWPVAWAVGHAGPAEIDAHGIIAALRIAGRRALSQVRRVCGDVDLVLLDGSHDWLTRPQADLFEAVELDVAGAPETDPTVRTLVKADLQCASVAAASVLAKVERDLLLTRLARQYPAYAWDQNKGYSAPAHLDALRLHGTTPQHRRSWNLRSTTEAATPGATTFGQAVAEGLDVWADSPAEANLRG, from the coding sequence ATGACCGCCGAGCCCACCGCCGCCCGCGCGGGGTCCGCGCGCCGTCCGACGCCGACGCTGCGCACCGAGCGGGCGCTGATCTCCTCGGGTGCGCGGTTGGTCGCCGGGATGGACGAGGTGGGGCGCGGTGCGCTGGCCGGCCCGGTGAGCGTCGGCGTCGTCGTCGTGGACGCTGCGACCCGCACCGCGCCGAAGGGCGTGGCGGACTCGAAGCTGCTCACGCCGGCCGCGCGCGAGGCGCTCGTGCCGCAGCTCCAGCGGTGGCCGGTCGCGTGGGCGGTGGGGCACGCCGGGCCCGCCGAGATCGACGCGCACGGCATCATCGCGGCGCTGCGCATCGCGGGGCGGCGCGCGTTGTCCCAGGTGCGGCGCGTGTGCGGCGACGTCGACCTGGTGCTGCTGGACGGGTCGCACGACTGGCTGACGCGACCCCAGGCGGATCTGTTCGAGGCCGTCGAGCTCGACGTCGCGGGTGCGCCCGAGACCGACCCCACGGTGCGGACGCTGGTCAAGGCGGACCTGCAGTGCGCGTCGGTGGCCGCGGCCAGCGTGCTCGCCAAGGTGGAGCGCGACCTGCTGCTCACGCGGCTGGCGCGGCAGTACCCGGCCTACGCCTGGGACCAGAACAAGGGCTACTCCGCTCCGGCGCACCTGGACGCCCTGCGGTTGCACGGCACGACGCCGCAGCACCGGCGGTCGTGGAACCTGCGGTCGACCACCGAGGCCGCCACGCCGGGCGCGACGACGTTCGGGCAGGCCGTCGCCGAGGGCCTCGACGTGTGGGCCGACTCGCCCGCCGAGGCGAACCTGCGAGGATGA
- the rpsB gene encoding 30S ribosomal protein S2 → MAVVTMRQLLESGVHFGHQTRRWNPKMKRFIFTERNGIYIVDLQQSLTYIDNAYNFVKETVAHGGSVLFVGTKKQAQEPVAEQAARVGMPYVNHRWLGGMLTNFTTVHKRLQRLKELEEINFDDVAGSGLTKKELLVLRREKDKLSRTLGGIRDMAKVPSAVWIVDTNKEHLAVDEARKLNIPVVAILDTNCDPDMVDYAIPGNDDAIRSVTLLTRVIADAVAEGLLQRHSGKAAATEGESEPLAEWERELLAGAEAAAEAPAAETTEAPAAEAPAEVVEAAEVVEAAEVVEAPAEAEAPAAAEAPAAEAAEAEKSE, encoded by the coding sequence ATGGCCGTCGTGACCATGCGCCAGCTCCTCGAGAGCGGTGTCCACTTCGGACACCAGACCCGCCGTTGGAACCCGAAGATGAAGCGCTTCATCTTCACCGAGCGCAACGGCATCTACATCGTCGACCTGCAGCAGTCGCTGACCTACATCGACAACGCCTACAACTTCGTCAAGGAGACGGTCGCCCACGGCGGCTCGGTCCTCTTCGTCGGCACGAAGAAGCAGGCGCAGGAGCCCGTGGCCGAGCAGGCCGCCCGCGTGGGCATGCCCTACGTGAACCACCGCTGGCTCGGTGGCATGCTCACCAACTTCACCACGGTGCACAAGCGTCTCCAGCGCCTCAAGGAGCTCGAGGAGATCAACTTCGACGACGTCGCCGGCTCCGGCCTGACGAAGAAGGAGCTCCTCGTCCTGCGCCGCGAGAAGGACAAGCTCTCGCGCACGCTCGGCGGCATCCGCGACATGGCCAAGGTTCCCTCGGCCGTGTGGATCGTCGACACGAACAAGGAGCACCTCGCCGTCGACGAGGCCCGCAAGCTCAACATCCCGGTCGTCGCGATCCTCGACACCAACTGCGACCCCGACATGGTCGACTACGCCATCCCGGGCAACGACGACGCGATCCGCTCCGTCACGCTGCTCACCCGCGTGATCGCCGACGCCGTCGCCGAGGGCCTGCTGCAGCGTCACTCCGGCAAGGCCGCCGCCACCGAGGGCGAGTCGGAGCCGCTGGCCGAGTGGGAGCGCGAGCTCCTGGCCGGTGCCGAGGCCGCCGCCGAGGCGCCTGCCGCCGAGACCACCGAGGCGCCGGCTGCCGAGGCTCCCGCTGAGGTCGTCGAGGCCGCTGAGGTCGTCGAGGCTGCCGAGGTCGTCGAGGCCCCCGCAGAGGCCGAGGCGCCCGCCGCCGCTGAGGCGCCCGCCGCCGAGGCCGCTGAGGCCGAGAAGTCCGAGTGA
- a CDS encoding tyrosine-type recombinase/integrase: MAPTPRVPAPHGDADARTADLPPLPAGLADAVARFGKHLDAQRGHSVHTRRAYLADVTGLLRYAVRHGAHGMDDLQLPVLRGWLGAQADRGLARATLARRGAAARAFLRWAHHTGLTDADASARLASPKVPRTLPTVLTPDAAARMLDTARDDALAAEGDDRPAALRAWAAAELLYGSGIRVGELVAVDVHDVDVRERLVRVLGKGGKERVVPFGVPAARALTAWLDDGRPALARAGAGTALLVGDRGGRWGQRQAREAVHRLAARAGVDDVAPHALRHSAATHLLQGGSDLRSVQEVLGHANLATTQRYTHVDAERLRQVYTQAFPRA; the protein is encoded by the coding sequence ATGGCCCCGACACCACGGGTCCCCGCGCCGCACGGCGACGCGGACGCCCGCACCGCCGACCTGCCGCCCCTGCCGGCCGGGCTGGCCGACGCCGTCGCCCGGTTCGGCAAGCACCTCGACGCGCAGCGGGGCCACTCCGTGCACACGCGCCGCGCCTACCTCGCCGACGTCACCGGGCTGCTGCGCTACGCCGTCCGGCACGGCGCGCACGGGATGGACGACCTCCAGCTTCCCGTGCTGCGCGGCTGGCTCGGCGCCCAGGCCGACCGGGGCCTCGCCCGTGCCACCCTCGCCCGCCGCGGTGCGGCAGCACGAGCCTTCCTGCGCTGGGCGCACCACACCGGGCTCACCGACGCCGACGCCTCCGCCCGGCTGGCCAGCCCCAAGGTGCCGCGCACGCTGCCCACCGTGCTCACCCCCGACGCCGCGGCCCGCATGCTCGACACCGCGCGCGACGACGCGCTCGCCGCCGAGGGCGACGACCGGCCCGCCGCCCTGCGCGCCTGGGCCGCCGCCGAGCTGCTGTACGGGTCGGGCATCCGGGTCGGTGAGCTCGTGGCGGTCGACGTGCACGACGTCGACGTGCGCGAACGCCTCGTCCGGGTGCTCGGCAAGGGTGGCAAGGAGCGGGTGGTGCCGTTCGGGGTCCCTGCCGCGCGGGCGCTCACCGCCTGGCTCGACGACGGACGCCCGGCGCTCGCGCGGGCCGGCGCGGGCACTGCGCTGCTGGTGGGGGACCGTGGTGGGCGCTGGGGGCAGCGGCAGGCCCGCGAGGCGGTGCACCGGCTGGCGGCGCGCGCCGGGGTCGACGACGTCGCCCCGCACGCCCTGCGGCACTCGGCCGCGACCCACCTGCTCCAGGGCGGCTCGGACCTGCGCAGCGTCCAGGAGGTGCTCGGGCACGCCAACCTGGCGACGACGCAGCGCTACACGCACGTCGACGCCGAACGCCTGCGCCAGGTCTACACGCAGGCCTTCCCGCGCGCCTGA
- the dprA gene encoding DNA-processing protein DprA: MSTLPFDLDDPLLAAAAWSRIAEPGDEVAGALVAHLGAPGALRWLVDQERAVLLESPLPAGSVSAQRALAAGVARWSPRLDGLDPRRELAVLERTGGTVLLPGDDRWPHRLADLGAAAPFALWVRGQPDLGAACRRSVAVVGARASTSYGEHVTAQLVAGLVDRGFTVVSGGAYGIDAVAHRAALVNGGPTVAVMAGGVDRFYPQGNHELLRRVAETGTVVAEVPPGSTPFKQRFLARNRVIAAMTAATVVVEAAWRSGALSTARRAADLLRPVGAVPGPVTSMASGGCHGLLRDGVATCVTDAAEAAELAGTVGRDAAPERAADAADAADVTDGLGDAERAVLDALPARTGTDVSALCRIAGRSLPEVLGALGLLESRGLVRSDGTQWRRVVAAVAGRVRG; this comes from the coding sequence ATGAGCACCCTGCCCTTCGACCTCGACGACCCGCTCCTCGCGGCGGCCGCGTGGAGCCGGATCGCCGAACCGGGGGACGAGGTGGCAGGCGCGCTGGTCGCCCACCTCGGCGCACCCGGTGCCTTGCGCTGGCTCGTCGACCAGGAACGCGCCGTGCTGCTCGAGTCCCCGCTCCCGGCCGGGTCGGTGAGCGCCCAGCGCGCCCTCGCCGCGGGCGTCGCGCGGTGGTCGCCGCGCCTCGACGGGCTCGACCCGCGCCGCGAGCTCGCCGTCCTGGAACGCACCGGCGGCACCGTGCTGCTCCCCGGCGACGACCGGTGGCCGCACCGGCTGGCCGACCTCGGCGCCGCCGCACCCTTCGCGCTGTGGGTGCGCGGGCAGCCCGACCTCGGTGCCGCCTGCCGCCGGTCCGTCGCCGTCGTCGGCGCACGCGCCTCGACGTCTTATGGGGAGCACGTCACCGCCCAGCTCGTCGCCGGGCTCGTGGACCGGGGGTTCACGGTGGTCTCGGGCGGCGCGTACGGGATCGACGCCGTCGCCCACCGTGCCGCACTGGTCAACGGCGGACCCACGGTGGCCGTCATGGCGGGCGGCGTCGACCGGTTCTACCCGCAGGGCAACCACGAGCTGCTGCGCCGCGTCGCCGAGACGGGCACCGTGGTCGCCGAGGTGCCGCCCGGCAGCACCCCGTTCAAGCAACGGTTCCTGGCCCGCAACCGCGTCATCGCGGCCATGACCGCGGCCACCGTCGTCGTCGAGGCCGCATGGCGCTCCGGCGCGCTGTCCACCGCCCGCCGCGCGGCCGACCTGCTGCGGCCCGTCGGCGCCGTACCCGGCCCCGTCACGTCGATGGCCTCGGGCGGGTGCCACGGGCTGCTGCGCGACGGCGTCGCCACCTGCGTCACCGACGCCGCCGAGGCCGCCGAGCTCGCCGGGACCGTCGGACGGGACGCCGCCCCCGAGCGGGCTGCCGACGCCGCAGACGCCGCCGACGTCACTGACGGGCTCGGCGACGCCGAACGGGCCGTGCTCGACGCGCTGCCCGCCCGGACCGGCACCGACGTGTCCGCGCTGTGCCGGATCGCCGGGCGCTCGCTGCCCGAGGTGCTCGGGGCGCTCGGGCTGCTCGAGTCGCGAGGGCTGGTGCGTTCCGACGGCACCCAGTGGCGCCGGGTGGTGGCGGCGGTGGCCGGCCGGGTGCGCGGCTGA
- a CDS encoding YifB family Mg chelatase-like AAA ATPase: MALGTTAAVALVGLSGHVVEVQAQLAYSVPGFVLVGLPDTALSESRDRVRAAVLSSRIDWPNRKITVNLSPASLPKRGSGFDLAIAVAVLAGSGEIPAAGLDRVVHVGELGLDGRLQPVRGVLPMVAAAVASGFRDVVVPTADVAEASLVPGVRVRGATTLADVVVLHGGTPRSVPDVEPVRPPRVGVEPRAAGDLADVLGQDIPRLALEIAAAGGHHLLFTGPPGAGKTMLASRLPGILPDLTETEAVEVTAVHSVAGTFDPGAGLMTRPPYEDPHHTATAAAVVGGGSGLPRPGAASRAHRGVLFLDEAPEFGQRVLETLRQPLEHGELVIHRAAGAARFPARFQLVLAANPCPCGKAGGKGLGCSCTPMARRRYLGKLSGPLLDRVDLQVHVEAVGKDGMRGAPGESTEVVAARVRAARAATRERLTGTPWTLNAQVPGTWLRERFRGRWAVLRPVDEALDSGLLSLRGADRVLRLAYTVADVGGRGEPTAADVGLALTLRTGRPV, from the coding sequence ATGGCCCTGGGGACGACGGCGGCCGTCGCGCTGGTGGGCCTGTCGGGGCACGTCGTCGAGGTGCAGGCGCAGCTCGCGTACTCGGTGCCGGGCTTCGTGCTGGTCGGCCTGCCCGACACCGCGCTGAGCGAGTCGCGCGACCGCGTGCGGGCCGCGGTGCTGTCCAGCCGCATCGACTGGCCGAACCGCAAGATCACCGTGAACCTGTCGCCCGCGTCGCTGCCCAAGCGGGGGTCGGGCTTCGACCTCGCGATCGCCGTCGCGGTGCTCGCGGGCTCCGGCGAGATCCCGGCCGCCGGTCTCGACCGCGTGGTGCATGTCGGCGAGCTCGGCCTCGACGGCCGCCTGCAGCCCGTGCGGGGCGTGCTGCCCATGGTGGCCGCCGCCGTCGCGTCCGGGTTCCGTGACGTCGTCGTGCCCACCGCCGACGTCGCGGAGGCGTCGCTGGTTCCCGGTGTGCGCGTGCGCGGCGCGACCACGCTGGCCGACGTGGTCGTGCTGCACGGGGGCACGCCGCGGTCCGTTCCGGACGTCGAGCCGGTGCGCCCGCCGCGCGTCGGCGTCGAGCCGCGCGCGGCAGGGGACCTGGCCGACGTGCTCGGTCAGGACATCCCGCGGCTCGCCCTCGAGATCGCCGCAGCGGGCGGGCACCATCTGCTGTTCACCGGCCCGCCCGGTGCGGGCAAGACGATGCTCGCGTCCCGCCTGCCGGGGATCCTGCCCGACCTCACGGAGACCGAGGCCGTCGAGGTGACGGCCGTGCACTCGGTGGCCGGGACGTTCGACCCGGGCGCAGGCCTGATGACGCGCCCGCCGTACGAGGACCCGCACCACACCGCCACGGCGGCAGCCGTCGTCGGGGGTGGCAGCGGGCTGCCGCGGCCCGGCGCGGCGTCGCGGGCGCACCGAGGGGTCCTCTTTCTGGACGAAGCACCAGAGTTCGGACAGCGCGTGCTGGAGACGCTGCGCCAGCCGCTCGAGCACGGCGAGCTCGTCATCCACCGGGCGGCCGGTGCCGCGCGGTTCCCCGCACGGTTCCAGCTCGTGCTCGCCGCCAACCCGTGCCCGTGCGGCAAGGCGGGCGGCAAAGGGCTGGGCTGCTCCTGCACCCCGATGGCGCGGCGCCGCTACCTCGGCAAGCTGTCCGGCCCTCTGCTCGACCGGGTCGACCTCCAGGTGCACGTCGAGGCCGTCGGCAAGGACGGCATGCGGGGCGCGCCCGGAGAGTCCACCGAGGTCGTGGCGGCCCGCGTGCGGGCTGCCCGGGCCGCCACCCGCGAACGGCTCACCGGCACCCCGTGGACCCTCAACGCCCAGGTGCCCGGCACCTGGCTGCGCGAACGGTTCCGCGGCCGGTGGGCCGTGCTCCGCCCCGTCGACGAAGCCCTCGACAGCGGGCTGCTCTCGCTGCGCGGCGCCGACCGCGTGCTGCGGCTCGCGTACACCGTCGCCGACGTCGGCGGCCGCGGGGAGCCCACCGCCGCCGACGTCGGACTCGCCCTGACCCTGCGCACCGGGAGGCCCGTATGA
- a CDS encoding DUF2469 domain-containing protein encodes MSAEDLENYETEMELALYREYRDVVSLFSYVVETERRFYLANQVDLQVRSAAGEVYFELRLGDAWVWDVYRSARFVKSVRVVTFKDVNVEELAKADLAL; translated from the coding sequence GTGAGCGCCGAAGACCTCGAGAACTACGAGACCGAGATGGAGCTCGCCCTCTACCGCGAGTACCGCGACGTGGTGAGCCTGTTCTCGTACGTGGTGGAGACCGAGCGCCGCTTCTACCTGGCCAACCAGGTGGACCTGCAGGTGCGTTCCGCGGCGGGCGAGGTGTACTTCGAGCTGCGGCTCGGCGATGCCTGGGTGTGGGACGTGTACCGCTCGGCCCGGTTCGTGAAGTCGGTGCGCGTCGTGACGTTCAAGGACGTCAACGTCGAGGAGCTCGCCAAGGCCGACCTGGCCCTGTAG
- a CDS encoding M23 family metallopeptidase → MLTRAKLAAAVQAAVLVPVLSLPTTTGPSLAAAPSDVTPVAPPNATRYVPPVPGQVARGFDPPEHEWQAGHRGVDLWSARGDAVVSPGTGVVTFAGSVGGKPVVVVTHPDGLRSSLEPVDATVPRGTAVRAGDPVGVLAAAPGGASNPDHCAALAPAVDGAACAHWGVRRGGTYLDPLTLLGTAPPIVLLPPA, encoded by the coding sequence GTGCTGACCCGTGCGAAGCTCGCCGCCGCCGTGCAAGCGGCCGTCCTGGTCCCCGTCCTCTCGCTGCCGACGACGACGGGGCCATCGCTGGCTGCCGCGCCGTCGGACGTGACGCCGGTGGCTCCACCGAACGCCACCCGCTACGTGCCGCCCGTCCCCGGGCAGGTGGCCCGGGGTTTCGATCCCCCGGAGCACGAGTGGCAGGCGGGCCACCGGGGCGTCGACCTGTGGTCCGCGCGCGGCGACGCCGTCGTGTCGCCGGGCACGGGGGTGGTCACGTTCGCGGGGTCGGTCGGCGGCAAGCCCGTCGTCGTCGTGACGCACCCCGACGGGCTGCGCTCGTCGCTCGAGCCCGTGGACGCCACCGTGCCGCGGGGCACCGCCGTGCGGGCGGGCGACCCCGTCGGCGTGCTCGCGGCAGCACCCGGCGGCGCGTCCAACCCGGACCACTGCGCCGCCCTCGCCCCGGCCGTCGACGGCGCCGCCTGCGCGCACTGGGGCGTGCGACGTGGGGGCACGTACCTGGACCCGCTGACCCTGCTGGGGACCGCCCCGCCGATCGTGCTGCTCCCGCCGGCCTGA
- the pyrH gene encoding UMP kinase, with product MPKKTNKNEATRRVLLKLSGEAFGGGSVGLDADVVRRIAAEIGEAVRQGVQVAVVVGGGNFFRGAELSQAGMDRARADYMGMLGTVMNCLALQDFLEQAGTKTRVQTAITMGQVAESYIPLRAIRHLEKGRVVIFGAGAGMPYFSTDTVSVQRALEVHCEEVLMGKNGVDGVYDSDPRKNPDALRYDHLTYDVALRDNLQVMDNTAIAMCRDNDVSMRVFGLEGAGNVTRALLGEKIGTLMTAHAPTD from the coding sequence ATGCCCAAGAAGACCAACAAGAACGAGGCCACGCGCCGCGTCCTGCTCAAGCTCTCCGGTGAGGCGTTCGGCGGTGGCTCCGTGGGCCTGGACGCCGACGTCGTGCGCCGCATCGCCGCCGAGATCGGTGAGGCCGTGCGCCAGGGCGTGCAGGTGGCCGTCGTCGTCGGCGGGGGGAACTTCTTCCGCGGAGCCGAGCTCTCCCAGGCCGGGATGGACCGCGCCCGCGCCGACTACATGGGCATGCTGGGCACCGTGATGAACTGCCTGGCGCTGCAGGACTTCCTGGAGCAGGCCGGCACCAAGACGCGGGTGCAGACCGCCATCACCATGGGCCAGGTCGCCGAGTCCTACATCCCGCTGCGCGCGATCCGCCACCTGGAGAAGGGCCGCGTGGTCATCTTCGGTGCCGGCGCCGGCATGCCGTACTTCTCCACCGACACCGTCTCGGTGCAGCGCGCCCTCGAGGTGCACTGCGAGGAGGTGCTCATGGGCAAGAACGGCGTCGACGGCGTCTACGACTCGGACCCGCGCAAGAACCCGGACGCGCTGCGCTACGACCACCTCACCTACGACGTGGCCCTGCGTGACAACCTGCAGGTCATGGACAACACGGCCATCGCGATGTGCCGCGACAACGACGTGTCCATGCGCGTCTTCGGCCTGGAGGGCGCGGGCAACGTGACGCGCGCGCTGCTGGGCGAGAAGATCGGCACACTGATGACGGCGCACGCGCCGACCGACTGA
- the frr gene encoding ribosome recycling factor produces MIDETLFEAEEKMDKAIEVAKEDFAGIRTGRANAGMFSKIVVDYYGAPTPLQQLASFNIPEARSVLISPFDKSSMAAIEKALRDSDLGVNPSNDGNAIRIVLPALTEERRRDYVKLAKTKAEDARITVRNIRRKAKDVLDKLVKDGEAGEDEVSRAEKELEALTKRHVDQVDQLLAGKESELLEV; encoded by the coding sequence GTGATCGACGAGACCCTCTTCGAGGCCGAAGAGAAGATGGACAAGGCGATCGAGGTCGCCAAGGAGGACTTCGCGGGCATCCGCACCGGCCGTGCGAACGCCGGGATGTTCAGCAAGATCGTCGTGGACTACTACGGCGCACCCACCCCGCTGCAGCAGCTCGCCTCGTTCAACATCCCCGAGGCGCGCTCGGTGCTGATCTCGCCCTTCGACAAGTCGTCGATGGCCGCGATCGAGAAGGCGCTGCGTGACTCCGACCTGGGCGTCAACCCGTCCAACGACGGCAACGCGATCCGCATCGTGCTGCCCGCCCTCACCGAGGAGCGCCGCCGCGACTACGTGAAGCTCGCCAAGACCAAGGCCGAGGACGCGCGCATCACGGTGCGCAACATCCGCCGCAAGGCCAAGGACGTGCTCGACAAGCTCGTCAAGGACGGCGAGGCGGGCGAGGACGAGGTCAGCCGCGCGGAGAAGGAGCTCGAGGCGCTGACGAAGAGGCACGTCGACCAGGTCGACCAGCTCCTCGCGGGCAAGGAGAGCGAGCTGCTCGAGGTCTGA
- the tsf gene encoding translation elongation factor Ts: MANYTIQDIKDLRALTGAGMTDVKKALDEADGDQQQAVELIRKRGLAKAAKREGNATSEGLVAVKVEDAAAGQAATLIELNAETDFVVKNEKFIALADQVLDAVAAAGAADATAALAAPVAGETVADLIAGAAGTMGEKIVLARVARAEGPKVTTYLHRTAKDLPPSIGVVVVTDEAAQPVAKDVAQHIAAMAPKYLTRDEVPAEVVDKEREIARELSIAEGKPEAALPKIVEGRLNGFFKENVLVEQPLAKDTKVTVAKHVEATGGQLTGFVRFRVGN, encoded by the coding sequence ATGGCGAACTACACCATCCAGGACATCAAGGACCTGCGCGCGCTGACCGGCGCCGGCATGACCGACGTCAAGAAGGCTCTCGACGAGGCCGACGGCGACCAGCAGCAGGCCGTCGAGCTCATCCGCAAGCGCGGCCTGGCCAAGGCCGCCAAGCGCGAGGGCAACGCCACCTCCGAGGGCCTCGTGGCCGTCAAGGTCGAAGATGCCGCCGCCGGTCAGGCCGCGACGCTCATCGAGCTGAACGCCGAGACCGACTTCGTCGTCAAGAACGAGAAGTTCATCGCGCTGGCCGACCAGGTGCTCGACGCGGTCGCCGCCGCCGGTGCTGCCGACGCCACGGCCGCCCTGGCCGCGCCGGTCGCCGGCGAGACCGTCGCCGACCTCATCGCCGGTGCCGCCGGCACCATGGGCGAGAAGATCGTCCTGGCCCGCGTCGCGCGCGCCGAGGGCCCGAAGGTCACGACGTACCTGCACCGCACCGCCAAGGACCTGCCGCCGAGCATCGGCGTCGTCGTCGTGACGGACGAGGCCGCGCAGCCCGTGGCGAAGGACGTCGCCCAGCACATCGCCGCGATGGCCCCGAAGTACCTCACGCGCGACGAGGTCCCGGCCGAGGTCGTCGACAAGGAGCGCGAGATCGCCCGCGAGCTGTCGATCGCCGAGGGCAAGCCCGAGGCCGCGCTGCCGAAGATCGTCGAGGGTCGCCTGAACGGCTTCTTCAAGGAGAACGTCCTCGTCGAGCAGCCGCTCGCCAAGGACACCAAGGTGACCGTCGCCAAGCACGTCGAGGCCACGGGCGGTCAGCTCACCGGCTTCGTCCGCTTCCGCGTCGGCAACTGA